The Helianthus annuus cultivar XRQ/B chromosome 11, HanXRQr2.0-SUNRISE, whole genome shotgun sequence region cttttagggttagtttttttggaggtttaggattaggattaggtttttgggtgtggggggaggggagtttaggttttttttttgggggtgggggggggggggtggggggtttaggttttttttcgggtttatgtttagtgtttagttttaggtttttggggggtggggggtggggggtttaggtttttgggggggtggggggtgggggggtttaggtttttggggggtggggggtgggggatgggggtttaggttttttttggggggggggggtggggggtttaggtttttttcgggtttatgtttagggtttagttttaggtttttggggggtggggggtgggggggtttaggtttttggggggtggggggcttaggcttttggtgggagggtgaatttaggttttggggggtgggggtggggggggggtttaggtttttggggggtgtcggtgggtggtgggttaagtggtttagtctttccgtattagtgcacatgtgcagtacaacaaaatttttttttttttttttttttttttgaaaatttttttccatacatataaagtagcgattttttattaaaaaattgtaaaaaaaaaaaaaattttttttggtattttttttggttttttttaggtttttttagttagttttttggttttctcatttaaactagttttctcatgatccatcccctatatatatatatatatatatatatatatatatatatatatatatatatatatatatatatatatatatatatatatatatatatatatatataggggaccgctagaatgagaaccaccccgagttgtaagaaccacgagaaccgcgacccgcgggtggccgttgaccacgaattttttttacacctagatccgtatattttaagaccgggtgtaaattttgggttcaaacggcgcgcccgagggggtagttttttacgcccaaagtttgggtttttttaatttttttaatttttcttttttttttttaaccaaactttgggcgtaaaaaactaccccctcgggtgcgccgtttgaacccaaaatttacacccggtcttaaaatatacggatctaggtgtaaaaaaaatttcgtggtcaacggccacccgcgggtcgcggttctcgtggttcttacaactcgtggtggttctcattctagcggtcccctatatatatatatatatatatatatatatatatatatatatataaactgcCGACATCAACATGAATCAACATTTACACTACCAGTAAGCGTTTTTTACCCATGTTGTAAATAAACAAAAActattttcttattatttttttataaaagttaatttcttgtgatttttggtaaaaaaaattgaaaaaccttTTGTATGgtcgagttctctaagttctcataacttgtagaagttttcattttaccctaagcgtatatatatatatatatatatatatatatatatatatatatatatatatatatatatatatatatatattgaagaGATCATGAAAAAAACTCATTTTAGTGAAATAACTAAAAATGGTCTAGCATCTGCAAGCACTAAAAAACATTGTATTACAGTTGTATTACACAAGTTTAATAGTAcgctttttttcaaaaaaaaagtaatcgtgtaatgtatatatatagtatatctaaaaaatgaaaaaaaaacgtgCTATTACATATGTGTAATCCTAAAAATGGCCCATGCGGATTCCAAGCAAATTTCCATATGGTCCGTGGCATTGTTTTGCTGAAGTTTTTTAGTTTTGTATTTTATAAAgcgttttctcatgatcctcttaTATATGTGTGTTTTAGTTTTCTCTTTTATAAAGAGTTTTGCATGATCCTCTTAGATCATCCGTACTCGGGCGTGATCCATAAAAAAAAGCCCAAAAATGCCATAAAACGCCTGGGTGCTGCCCTCTCGGCGTTTTGGGGCGTGATTCCAGAAAAAATAGGTGTTTGGCGTTTTTTGAAACACACCGAAGCCCCCCAAAACTTCATTTGTTTGCCCAATAAGACCTTGCCATGTGTGTATaattagttttaattaaaaaaacaaaagaaatattatttGTGTGTGTATAAGGAAGAAGAAAGTGATTTtggcaaagttttttttttttttttttttgaatttttaagttGCAGGTTGTTGTGGGTTACAAAGGAAGAAGAAAGTGATTTTTCACATTTAGTCCCTGCACTTAGATTGTATTTAAAAAGAAGGATTTAAACTTCAAAACCTTTAATatttcaagtttcaaaaatgTTAAATCAGTCcctaaagttttgtttattaaatgTCTGATTTGGatcttttataaaaccaaaaatattGCAATGtaatttcttttttcttttttccggttttttttatttctagtattgtatttttttcttaatttaatgaagtattttatgtttttaattaaaaataataattgtgatatgattggaaggggcgttattgggcattatttccactacgccacttttgcaataacgcccaataatgcccccatgctgtctggactgccacatggcagaaaacgccctagggtgggggcattattcatCTAACGACTACGCATGGTCTGATATGTGTGTGTTGGTGAATTTCAAAGGCACATGAACAATGATttgatttttaagttttttttaatttttttgtaatattttttttttgttttgcttTGATAAACTGACATTGTAGTGCTACCGCATCATACCGAACAAGATTGAAATGGTACATGTATTCATATTTATAGCTTCTAGTTTTGCTTATTTTTATTTACAGAACTTTGTCTGCAAGGATAAATGAATATCGGTACCGGTACCATTACGATCTGAACCGATTAATATCGTTCTAGCAATATCAGTGCCGGTACCGGTGTTCATTTTTATTATTCCATGTAAAACAGATATTTATTTCTATACTAATTGAATGTCCGCAGTAACGCACCGTCACAACTTGCAGGCAAATACGCTAGTGTTTATAAAAGACgacttttttataaataaaaggtTGGCATACATACCCATGTATAATTTTACACAACAGtgtgtatatacatatgtatatctATTTCTGCGATTATATATAcaaatactaggttataaccatgtatgttacacaggttgaataaatgaattttatatatttaataataaatcaatatatctttaaaaacctcatttattttacggttaaataaatgtaattttatatgttaaatattaaaagttatatctataagaaccatatatattgtacgggttaaataaatttATCTTATATAccatataataaaaaaagttatatctttaagaccatgtgtattacacgggttgaataaatgtaatattacttaccaaataagaaaaaaagttatatctttaaaaccctactgcgggttgaataaatatgattttacataccaaataataagaaaattatatttaaaaaaaactaaggGATATACTCGGTACGCGATAGATATGGTGATTGCAAAGATGATTATTTAAAAGAAGATACAGTGGTTAAACATGTTATTTAAGAAGCTAATAAGCAGCCATTTGAGagataaaatataaatttatatttgAAACACTCGTAATAAATCTAATTgtatatataaagtaatattgaaagttatatacaatttgtttaaaaattatataataaaatcgatataatattttttttaataatggaAATAAAATtcaataatatattaatacaatgtttggttttggtGATAAAGAATTTAGTTATTTAAAAATATCAtaaattgtaacacctcgtaaattcatgtccaatataataTCGACAcatgtcatggactttaaacgtgtaaagaattgttttagagggactaaagttgacaaacaaagaaagtatgtgtgtaaaaggattcaaagtgtcaacattggATAATTATACCTTTCAAcgaccctacacgatgtttatacccttaaacgaatgaattatgaaCCATATGATGccgtttgtggaagaaagtgaaagtttacaaaccgcaagggttaaatgtgtcaacatgtttaatttatacctctgagtgacctttagCAAACtagaagctttgtaacgattaattatgctcactagaataagtgataaaaaatttcacaaagtttcgatatcgtatgagaaagttatgctaACATTCGTAAGtgagggattaaaagcgtcaacgttgaaattcagGACTTTTCGGTGATCATataactaaccggggacttaacgaagttggtttatgacttggagtccttaaaagtcaagttgaagggttaaaagtgcaataaaacaaattaaaataaagatttgaaggaccagggaccaaaagtgcaaatCTGGCAAACTTGGTTACCGGATTTGGGAgccataccggccgcgtaagacTCCTTtatgtcttacgcgggccgcgtgagacctgCAGGTGCAGAAAATAGCGACAgatgcctgttcagcctgttaaaCCGACTTATATGCAATGTATTTGATCCCATGGGCTgctccaatggtttttcatgTATAGGGACACTTGGGAATCATCAGGGATCATCCATAGACCTTGTTGGCATGATCTTATGCAATTTAAAGTCGTATATAAGAGCTCTTGGTTGCAACATTGTTGCATACACTTGAAAAATCATTCTAACTTAGTTTCTGGAGCCTCCTGGAGCTCAAGATCATTTCCTAAGGATCATTAGTCATGCTAAGTGCTTCAGTAAGTGTCCTTAATCTCTCTAATTcgtgttttattagtttaatggcctaaagtcaaaaccgtcgtaattaaggtttgacttattgattaatcactaatggtccagtcaattctcgaattgaaagtagctATAAGTtagtaattatgtgggtaataaacccttaaaagggcaccctctgattcccactctaactaggtcaattgtcgggtcaaacttaattataaaaagtcaacagaaagctaattttcaaataaacacataattaacaatgtagaagccatgaaacctgtttttatcactcatataacttggtaattaatgtaagaacatgtctaagcatgttcaacccgacaattttgaatataggctcggttcggaaccgaaagtcgcaaaagtagacttttgctttgactttcagttctgacccatttagcttagtttagacatGCCTTAGAGTTCCTTAGGACCAagttatatgttagtataaccctctgtgattatacaacttggttcctaatttatctgattcatttgcatgtttccgttatatgcctaaaagttgaccattatgcccttttgaccttaaaacgagatttttgaaaatatgagaggacaataatctttgttactgatttataaacttttCCTAAAattttgacatcagtttgaggtctagattaggagttatgctcaatattgTAAtttagaagctttttattaattaaacggcatcaTTAGTataaaacctatctaaacccaaattttgacaccaaacttcttacccactgatgtaatataatattttaggatttttgaagatttttatttatttttaaactgagcataacatagggttctagcttggattcggtaattgtcggttatacccttttcttgaataaaatgagttttacacaacattttgataccaaactttttgctactgattttatatgataaataaaatattttgagccttctggaatgataaaaatatcaggttttcttataaaacccggaaatcgcttaaaaccgtctttttacgcgttttaaacgcatagtatgagttaaaactattttttatcatataagacttaatacctactgatgtttttagtaaatttttatactttaacactaagcaaaagttttaaactcagatttccagatttgatctttaaagcttatgtgaaattaccaaaatgcccctatggtgcatagtttggttataaataataaatttcacatataagcaataccctactgatataacttattaaattaagtatttttactgatcgtatcagacctgaacctcagattaatatttatTCTCTTTTATAAGCgttaaaagaccaaaataccccttcggagcataatttgagtttaaatccattttgggcataaaggaaggtatcctactgatatcacaacatatttaaggcatattaacttaggaaacctgtacatgactcatttggttacccgttatgcatttttcgcgttcggtgcggtttatgtaactactttgcataaattgaccgaaacgggtcaaaccttatcatttttatctacaaatccagaatgtgtttagtttacccatattatacaagtctttaaacttgtcgggtctaaaccacattctaatatggtcttcgcttaatcatgcgttttgggccgtatatcttcctttaaaactaaccggtctaagtttagacttaactaagacccgttaggaatctgaTAGGTTATTacaaccttcgttccagatttaggagcccagtaaaagattaTCTGCATCTGCCAattgtatacggctgggataaattgtataatttgcttaggtaaatacttttaacttattttcccttatacgggcttggggtacggtatataaaataccgcttggtcgggcattgaatttttaatcatataAAGGTTAATTTATTGAGGTGACccttttaatctgttttgtttgttttaagcctttgggggggctaatgaccatgtcctggatatcctcggctcattcattgaaatggccacgacttaagcacggggtgtaggcatacacctgccagtgcgtatgtaaaaataatatatattcgagaataactcgccgcgggatatattatgtggtgtgtctattaatctttaacccggtattcagcccgggctactgaacgtataacgaacatgtaattcttttacaagtttatatttaaataattatcccaagttataaaagatattttgtgcattgtgcattcaaatcaattttcttaaatgttttcaaaatgagtcggttaattgtatttaccagtgaaaactgacgtattttcccaaaaagctTAAGTGCATGTACTAATCGAAATAGGTTGGcttctcctagcatcaataaagagtcttgcaagcttagatgttaagAATCTATTGAACAATGATCCTTTTTAAATTTTGATCTGCCTGTGGATATTTTACAACCGTTTTTGTAATATTTAATATTACTCTTCATCGATTTGTAATGATTTTATCTTTCGACTTCCGCTGTGTATTAAACTGTGATaaattgtctatgatgatataaactacgtcacgatactccccaccgggcccaccggtaatacgtggaaatatcggggtgtgacaggttggtatcagagccaacattgagtaaattaaacactagccttttgtgtttaatctcaatgacacagttgcacattcctcGACTCCCGAGTCTAGATTTGAACTAGGAATAATCTCATCCTTAATAAGTATACATTGTTTTCGATATTTATGTATTTCAGGACATGTCTCCGAGTAAAGCTGCCATTGGTGGAAGCACTCCAAACCCGAAGTTTAAGAATGTTAAGCTTCGTACCACAGCTCGAATAAGCGTACGCCCAGTATGGAGGAAGGATCTTTTTGGACCCATTCCCAAAATCAAACCAATTGAAACCATTAACCATGTTCCAAACTCCTTACCTGACACTTTTAAAACTTCAATTGAGAAGCCAACATCAGAGGAACCCATACCAGCAGTCCCTGAGGCTCCCACTCCGCAGATAATACCTATGGACCCAAATGATCCATATTTCTTACCTCCAAGTCTTGGAATCCCAAACTTGGATTATACCTGTCCTGACCTATCCGTGTGTAACGCCCCGCATTTTCATACTTTCAATATTTAGAAACCATCGTTTGTAaaactatttttggaaactttgtattcttgtaatcgttctttccttgtaatcattgtaaatccgagacttggatcataaataacattcgtatttctttaaattcaccatctacatattcatacatgttcatacgttcgaattcattgtacatcgaatccttatttgtaattcatacttatacgatacttattcacgatacatgtccatgcttgtccttaaattgttgatacctaaaaacccctaataatatgcttatttatacaacggttaatcatctaatatgtgacatatacttgtcacttacaaacatgttacatacttgtacattacactttttacctagttaaatcatgttttatttcatatttcaccttgttacaagttaggggaaacattgttgcatattattacacaacttaactaacaaaattactcattataatgtcttaaaaaaataaaaaaataaagaaatatggcagccccaattcggcaaaattcagccccatatagttgggttttgtgggctagtttcaaggtgtaaccccttctaaacacttccaaagcccaacccattgaaaccctaatccttccccctataaataccacttataaccagcctctctaccacttttgcaacactaaaaactctcaaaacatcctccaaaccgtagctgaaagcaaaggttcgagcagattgacaccccttcacgaaaatgagcataactcactcatttcttaacgaaatcacttgattctttttcctacttacttggataatcatggggtttgattcctagacttctccttggagaaatcagacctggaaatgccccgaaatcgtccataaactttctgtttgtttttatcttcatcaaaaacttgtttaaacctatgtaacttgtgttcaacacatctcatacctatgtcctaatgcttacaacttatcctatggttggttaagcttaaaaacaaggttgagacatttaaaatcagaggattaaacctcataaacttggtgttttgtctagggtttcaacccacaaatcatgtcaagcttagatcttgatgaatgagtgattagggaacaacttgggttgtcctacatacaatcctcacgtgatttgatgatttctcgatagttaggttgtttatgttattgtgcaaatcctagttcgtgaccctccttggttgttgttacaccaagtgaagtggtgaacattcaaggggttcctaaatggaagcatgtccttcctaccccatacatgacatctatgataacacgaggtgcctaaatgaagattctaatcttctacctcctacttgaattattggactaaataatatgtagtacttaacctagatatatatatacactcattcgaacctttgatgttgaactcatgtttatatgttaaagtagtagaacatcacctaagatctaaaccttgttgtgattcttatgggtgttcaactcatgaaaacattatcataacccttgtggttaccaagtgtcatacaagtgttaagtgttgaagatgattattttcacatgctattcacatatcttactttttatgttgttttgaatgccgaatctcgactctaagcatacttgaactttaaccctacacattcaatcttccaacctcatcaactcgtcaataattggataattggaaagcatatgcaaactttgtgagtatactcgtattcccctttttacttttaccactttttggggtgtaacatgttttactattaaactacacttaaacttattctttatgcaatgcacaaaacaatccttatacatgaatactatgttatgatacttgatgcttacgtggaccatacttatgtgatatgttttagtcattagctctcacgagcctcccttcgacatgtatagcgttataggagtaacgcaccgccccccttaaacttgggtcatgttgaattaattaaactttcttgcgtaaacagaggttggctagaaatattgcatgccacgctaggttgatctcgtatagactaagttgccatgtggattcgttttaaacttttatacttatacttatacctatgcttaaacttgtatactcgcctttgcttttgcattgaattgtattttaaacatgttacaggttgatgatgacgatgctatgaaaagaaatagcgttgatgcctagatacacatatagacgtttaggtttaatatgttgtatcaattttgcttatgtagCTATGTACTTCTTTGAAcctgttgtatttgaatttcttgtaacgttgacaatttactttatgaaatgaaatcggtttattaaatattgtcactaatagcgttatgatgtctctagcaatcttcacacttcgtctcatcccgatgtttccgccattggttggggtgtgacaccgtgATCCATATTATTTGCTACCGATAGAATCCTTGGATTCCACTTCTGCTAAAGTTCCTAGAAAGGAAGATTTCGACTACCCGCCAAAACCTTCAGTAACCATACCGCACACAGTGAACCAAGGAGGAGACTTTCAGGActaagatgaagaagaaacttCTTTTGTTGTATTCATTTTCTCtaatagtccttataaggacatatttatcttttagtccctacgtggacaatGCTATTTCtttaaagacccgtttagggcattGTTGTAATTTTAAGACTTTTATGAGAAGTTCCTTTTAGAGATTGTAACATATATAATATGTCCTAAAACATCTCAATTTATGATTGctctgcgttaaatattaaaaagaatcttaaaggtataacctagcctatatgtcatttcagacatggccaagatggtaaaacctatttaaaagattcaaatccttgttaacatctgtaaacatgttaacactcctggcaaatgtgattcgataaaatcgcataagtcatccttatattggattcttccaattcctGTCtctaatttatataatcatcTGTTAGTGAtggaagtgcctacgggccataattaatgtcctttgagactaaagacagttgtcgtctacgactccctgtcaagaaaaggtaatgaactatgattcaagccttaatgcctcgatcctaTAAAATCTTGGCTTATAAATttaaattgtccttgtgacttggccttttgtgccattaatatattttaattataaCTGAGGATtattataatgaaaatcctgaatgaatatatttaacaaattaaccaatatggtttattaataccatggttaataaatcatcaagAATGATAATACTGTTATAGACTTCTGAATAAATCGATATCATTATTTTATgcagcaatcaagctacatggcagaGTCTGAAGATGTCAACAGTCACCCTCTGGAGAATCATGATACCACCAGAATCAACATAGCTGGTGCAGAACTGCAGGCATTGATAGACAATGCCGTTACTCGAGCTCTGGATAGATGAGATAATGAATCGAATGGTACTCGAAGCAAGAATCTATCGGTACCTCATTTTAAATCGCACCCTAAGACTCACTCtaaggctcatagtaagccaccttctaaacaACATGAGTCAAAGAAGGATGATGACCGACACTCTTCAAATCAGCATAGTGTTCCATCTAAGAAGATTGTATTTGACCAAAAGCCACGTGTGAAGACATGATCTTACAAGTATTTCGTCTCCTGTaaacccagggatttcactggggaaaaaggagctaTTGACTGCATGATGTGGCCAGACGAAATGGATACTTTGGTTGATATCAGTGGTTGcgctgatagggatgttgtgaaATATGTATCTCAGTCGTTTAAAGGAGAAgcactagcttggtggaggtctctaATCCAGACTACTGGGAAGATCCCGTTGTACAATCTGTCTTGGGATCAGTTTATCGCtttgatcaaggagaattactgtcctcaacatgaagttgagaagatcGGGACCGATTTCCTGACATTGGTTATGAAGAATTTGGACTGTCAGgcatatttaacaagttttaataccatgtctcgattggttcgATATCTGGTGACACCAGAACCGAAACGGATAGCTcatttcattgggggtttagccccggaGATCAAAGCCAGTGTAAAGGCATCCCGACCTACTACCTTTAGGTCTGTAGCTGATTTTTCATTGTCTCTTACCCTTgatgcggtcaggcagagatcgcttagGAATTCTgatgctgagaagagaaaacgtgaggatgataactcGCACCGTTCTGACAAGATGCACAAAGGGAACTCTGACCACAAGAAGAGTTCAGGGTTCAAGAAAGATGACCAACAGTTAGGTGAGAAGTCCAAGTGTAAAATCTGTAAAAAGCGCCATTTGGGAAGGTGCAGATATGAATCCAAGTCCCAATCACAGCCAAGAGCTTGTGGAATCTGTAAGTCTTCTGAGCATAAGACGTTGGAATGTAAGAAGATAAAGGATGCGACGTGCTATAACTGTAACGAGAAGAGGCACATCAAGTCTAACTGCCCAAAGTATACGAAGAGGACTAAAGATGGGAAGAAGACCAttgctagggtcttccagatgaatgcaCGGGAAGCAGTTCAGGATGATAACATGATAATAGGTacctttcttatcaatgatgtttatgcaagggtattatttggttcgggtgcagataagtcatttgttgatgataagttttgtaagttatTAAATCTGCTTGTTAGAAccctaagcataaaatatgaagtagaattggccgatggtaccatagaaactgcttcaactgtgttagatggatggttcatatccattaggaaccactcctttccgttatccttgcttcctttgaaattagttggtttcgacatagtaataggcatggattggttatcgcataaccaagcccagattgtttgtgacaagaaacaagtggtgaccAAGACACCctatggtgagccacttaccatacaaggagatactc contains the following coding sequences:
- the LOC110887781 gene encoding uncharacterized protein LOC110887781 translates to MDTLVDISGCADRDVVKYVSQSFKGEALAWWRSLIQTTGKIPLYNLSWDQFIALIKENYCPQHEVEKIGTDFLTLVMKNLDCQAYLTSFNTMSRLVRYLVTPEPKRIAHFIGGLAPEIKASVKASRPTTFRSVADFSLSLTLDAVRQRSLRNSDAEKRKREDDNSHRSDKMHKGNSDHKKSSGFKKDDQQLGEKSKCKICKKRHLGRCRYESKSQSQPRACGICKSSEHKTLECKKIKDATCYNCNEKRHIKSNCPKYTKRTKDGKKTIARVFQMNAREAVQDDNMIIEP